In the Bradyrhizobium guangzhouense genome, one interval contains:
- a CDS encoding SURF1 family protein has product MNETSSKPGVTGFMLFTLLLTAAFVALGIWQLQRRTAKHELIAALTERLAAAPVALPPPQQWAALTPARDEFRRVSFTATYAPLPDAMVYSSGSAVRKDASTPGTWAFLPARLPGGEIVVIDTGFVENTMQERSVEDRAVQKLVTGTPVALTGYLRFPEEAGWLTPAENRVKRLWFVRDHLAIAGALGWGTTAPFYVDLEQPVPANGIPRPGPLDVHLKDDHLQYAITWFTLAGAVLIAFAVWARGRRQSSAGP; this is encoded by the coding sequence TTTCGTCGCGCTCGGAATCTGGCAATTGCAGCGCCGCACCGCCAAGCACGAGCTGATCGCCGCGCTCACGGAGCGCCTCGCGGCAGCACCCGTTGCGCTGCCGCCGCCCCAGCAATGGGCCGCGCTGACCCCTGCGCGCGACGAGTTTCGCCGCGTCAGCTTCACCGCGACCTATGCGCCCCTGCCGGACGCGATGGTCTATTCGTCCGGCTCCGCGGTGCGCAAGGACGCATCAACGCCCGGCACCTGGGCGTTCCTGCCGGCCCGGCTGCCGGGCGGGGAGATCGTGGTGATCGATACGGGCTTCGTCGAGAACACGATGCAGGAGCGCAGCGTCGAGGATCGCGCGGTGCAGAAGCTGGTTACCGGCACGCCCGTCGCGCTCACCGGCTATCTCCGATTCCCGGAAGAGGCCGGATGGCTGACGCCGGCCGAGAATCGCGTCAAGCGGTTGTGGTTCGTACGCGATCATCTGGCGATCGCCGGCGCCCTGGGCTGGGGCACGACTGCGCCGTTCTACGTCGATCTCGAGCAGCCGGTGCCGGCGAACGGCATTCCGCGTCCGGGACCGCTCGACGTGCATCTGAAGGACGATCATCTGCAATATGCCATCACCTGGTTCACCCTGGCGGGCGCCGTGCTGATCGCCTTTGCCGTCTGGGCGAGGGGACGGCGACAGAGCAGCGCGGGTCCGTAG